A genome region from Apus apus isolate bApuApu2 chromosome 2, bApuApu2.pri.cur, whole genome shotgun sequence includes the following:
- the KIF15 gene encoding kinesin-like protein KIF15, with amino-acid sequence MAPGVRGDLRDAALPSLNSPSVEGDAIKVYVRVRPPSEGTALADGDQGLCLSVLSSNTIRLHSKPEPKIFTFDYVANMETTQESVFSTVARNIVESCMNGYNGTIFAYGQTGSGKTFTMMGPSDSDNFTHSLRGVIPRSFEYLFFLIEREKEKAGNGKSFLCKCSFIEIYNEQIFDLLDSASAGLFLREHIKKGVFVDGAVEQVLSSAAEAYQILTTGWRNRRVASTSMNRESSRSHAVFTITVESMEKNNDIVNIRSSMLNLVDLAGSERQKDTHTEGLRLKEAGNINRSLSCLGQVITALVDVGNGKQRHICYRDSKLTFLLRDSLGGNAKTCIIANVHPGSRCFGETLSTLNFAQRAKLIKNKAVVNEDTQGNVSQLQAEVKKLKEQLAQLTSVPSMRDTSVSQGAVDKGKNNINYINNFLEAMLFWEKSEGERKNLLEKIAQLEDLCAKKEKFIQSNKMIVKFREDHIVRLERLHKEAGGSLLPKEQDDLLCELREELQLLREQMEQHPRIAKYAMENHNLREENKRLRSLQSVKKAQEIDAQTIAELEKAFLEASAAEKNTGGHHLHSTTVSVEGNSLASVERLKARLVQTQSELTSSKQEYEEFKELTKKKHMELESELQSLQKANQHLENILEATKAHKRREVSQLHKIHRETLKNITTPTKAYQLRSRLVPRISPEILDFHSEDFQCSKEMMDDIFKEPVPPEMNEQAYEAIAEELKVAQEQLNTMQTKLDEEESKNIKLQQHINKLEHHSAQIQELLSSERNDWSKERQELLEQIKLHEKQLQDSQSKTDILKSEVCDLRIVLQSADKELSAVKLEYSAFREKQEKEMSQLSGRHMDVQFQLDSVRLEHEKILEEKASLQDDYDNLQEVAKFETDQLKQQLEDRRQEAEAMKIELCTLLKLLKTEKEHNEKLTLQLQEDKENNSKELLKVLEKAQVEKPSSEMATRCEQQEAKLQKLEQELAAAEEMIVSLQKTNDADKEVVTDLMRQIQELRSSINHKTESIDGLTRELEDINCKYNLVLAAKEESKVIIEDQEKKIEELRETLERRQIADNIERDLLCDELHHTTDQLIRLTEASKKHNSLLQCAQEDIIKKEALIQELREQLDKMTEELEKRKNEYELKMKQIGCFVDSASVTFPQCPKTPPNFDVNLAKLLETHEQEIADRRASAINLEHLVHELNEERRAKNCEIQRLKEQLNELENLRLEMQILVENNRNLQSLLEAQRLSKSSDQKHPDVQYIKEKEEEIAEERLAKNKAMEEMLKIKAELEETKNILKIKENTCLEMTLEMERTRALELKAFHEKEEIRSKLEETYEERDRIGKEMDLLRKQVDSLAEENGKLLGHQNLNQKIQYLVKLKKDYAKLAEETEKLRVENAFLKETKKCDICRHHDQL; translated from the exons GAGATTTACGTGATGCTGCATTACCTTCGCTGAACTCTCCTAG TGTCGAAGGTGACGCTATCAAAGTTTACGTGAGGGTACGTCCTCCTTCAGAGGGAACTGCATTGGCCGATGGAGATCAGGGCTTGTGTTTGTCTGTTCTTTCATCAAATACCATCCGTCTGCATTCGAAGCCTGAGCCAAAGATCTTCACTTTTGATTATGTTGCAAATATGGAAACAACACAG GAGTCAGTGTTCTCAACTGTGGCCCGAAATATTGTTGAATCTTGCATGAATGGCTACAACGGAACCATCTTTGCATA tggccAGACTGGGTCAGGAAAAACCTTTACTATGATGG GACCATCTGATTCCGACAATTTCACTCACAGTCTGAGAGGTGTAATTCCACGGAGCTTtgaatacttattttttctaattgaacgtgaaaaagaaaag GCTGGCAATGGAAAGAGTTTTCTCTGCAAATGCTCATTTATTGAAATCTACAATGAACAGATATTTGACTTGCTAGATTCTGCTTCAGCTGGACTCTTTCTCAGAGAACACATCAAGAAGGGAGTCTTTGTTGATGGTGCTGTTGAACAGGTGTTGTCATCTGCTGCTGAAGCATATCAG ATATTAACTACGGGCTGGAGAAACCGCCGTGTAGCATCGACCTCAATGAACAGAGAATCCTCAAGATCACATGCAGTTTTCACTATCACAGTGGAATCCATGGAGAAGAACAATGACATTGTTAACATTCGATCTTCCATGCTCAACCTGGTAGACTTGGCAGGAtctgagagacagaaagacacCCATACAGAAGGACTGAGGTTAAAG gaagcaGGTAACATAAATCGATCACTAAGTTGCCTGGGCCAAGTAATCACAGCACTTGTTGATGTGGGTAATGGAAAACAGAGACACATTTGTTACCGGGATTCCAAGCTCACTTTTCTGTTACGG GATTCCCTTGGTGGTAATGCAAAAACATGCATAATTGCGAATGTTCATCCAGGATCCCGGTGTTTTGGTGAAACACTGTCCACCCTTAATTTTGCTCAGCGAGCAAAGTTGATTAAAAATAAG GCTGTGGTAAATGAAGACACACAAGGAAATGTGAGCCAACTGCAAGCTGAAGTCAAGAAGCTGAAAGAGCAGCTTGCTCAGCTTACTTCAGTGCCATCTATGCGTGATACTTCTGTATCACAAG GTGCTGTTGACAAGGGGAAGAACAACATAAATTACATTAACAACTTTCTTGAAGCAATGTTGTTCTGGGAGAAATCAGAAGGTGAAAGGAAG aatttattagaaaaaattgCTCAGCTAGAAGATCTGTGTGCCAAGAAGGAGAAATTCATTCAGTCCAATAAAATGATAGTTAAATTCCGTGAAGACCATATTGTTCGCTTGGAGAGATTACACAAGGAGGCTGGTGGAAGCCTGTTACCAAAAGAGCAAGATGATCTCCTCTGTGAATTGAGGGAGGAATTGCAGTTGCTCAGAGAACAG ATGGAACAGCACCCACGGATTGCAAAGTATGCCATGGAGAACCATAACCTCAGAGAGGAGAATAAAAGGCTTCGTTCCTTACAGTCAGTGAAAAAGGCCCAAGAAATTGATGCTCAGACCATTGCAGAActagaaaaagcttttttggaagcttcagctgcagagaaaaatactggAG GTCATCATTTACATTCTACCACCGTATCAGTGGAAGGCAACTCACTGGCATCTGTTGAAAGGCTGAAAGCACGCTTGGTACAGACTCAAAGTGAACTGACAAGTTCAAAACAAGAATATGAAGAATTCAAAGAGCTAACCAA GAAAAAGCATATGGAACTGGAATCAGAGCTTCAGTCCCTTCAGAAGGCGAACCAACATCTTGAAAACATTCTGGAGGCAACCAAAGCACACAAGCGCCGAGAAGTCTCTCAGTTACATAAGATACATAGAGAAACTCTTAAG AATATAACCACTCCAACAAAAGCTTACCAGCTAAGATCTCGCCTGGTGCCACGAATAAGCCCAGAAATCTTAGATTTTCATTCTGAAGATTTTCAGTGTTCCAAAGAGATGATGgatgacatttttaaagagcCAGTTCCCCCGGAGATGAATGAACAAGCGTATGAGGCCATTGCTGAGGAGCTCAAAGTGGCACAG GAGCAACTGAACACAATGCAGACAAAGCTGGATGAAGAGGAAAGTAAGAATATAAAACTCCAGCAGCATATTAATAAACTGGAGCATCATTCTGCACAAATACAGGAG CTTCTTTCATCTGAAAGGAATGACTGGAGTAAAGAGCGTCAGGAGCTCCTTGAACAGATAAAATTGCATGAAAAGCAACTTCAAGACAGTCAAAGCAAGACTGATA TATTAAAAAGTGAAGTGTGTGACTTGCGCATTGTCCTGCAGTCTGCAGACAAGGAGCTGTCTGCTGTAAAATTGGAATACAGTGCATTTagggaaaagcaagagaaagaaatgagtCAGCTTTCTGGTAGACATATGGACGTACAGTTCCAGCTGGACAGTGTCAG GTTGGAACACGAAAAGAttcttgaagaaaaagcaagcctGCAGGATGACTATGACAATTTGCAGGAAGTAGCAAAGTTTGAGACAGATCAGCTGAAGCAACAACTTGAGGATAGAAGACAAGAAGCAGAAGCAATGAAAATTGAGCTTTGT ACTCTTTTGAAActactgaagacagaaaaagaacataatGAAAAACTAACATTACAATTacaagaagacaaagaaaacaattcaAA ggAGCTCTTGAAAGTGCTTGAAAAAGCACAGGTGGAGAAACCATCCTCTGAGATGGCGACACGGTGTGAGCAGCAG GAAGCAAAACTGCAGAAACTGGAacaggagctggctgctgctgaagagatgattgtttctttgcagaagaCAAATGATGCAGATAAG GAAGTTGTAACTGACTTGATGAGACAGATCCAGGAGCTGAGGTCTTCAATTAATCATAAAACTGAATCCATAGATGGTCTGACAAGAGAGCTCGAGGATATAAAT TGCAAATATAATCTCGTTCTGGctgcaaaagaagaaagcaaagtaaTCATAGAGGATCAGGAAAAGAAGATTGAAGAACTTAGGGAAACCTTGGAGAGAAGACAAATAGCTGATAACATTGag AGAGATCTCCTGTGTGACGAACTGCATCATACCACTGATCAGCTGATAAGACTGACAGAGGCATCTAAGAAACATAATTCATTGCTTCAGTGTGCACAGGAAGACATCATAAAGAAAGAAGCTCTCATCCAGGAACTCAGAGAACAG TTGGACAAAATGACAGAAGaactggagaagaggaagaatgaATATGAActaaaaatgaagcaaattgGTTGCTTTGTAGACTCAGCATCAGTAACATTTCCTCAG TGTCCAAAAACTCCCCCTAATTTTGATGTGAATTTGGCAAAGCTCTTGGAAACTCATGAGCAAGAAATAGCTGATCGGAGGGCTTCTGCAATAAATCTGGAGCACCTTGTCCATGAGTTGAATGAAGAACGAAGAGCTAAAAATTGTGAAATTCAAAGGCTGAAG GAACAATTAAATGAGTTGGAGAACTTGCGTTTGGAAATGCAGATACTGGTGGAGAACAACAGAAATTTACAAAGCCTTTTAGAAGCTCAAAGACTAAGCAAGAGCAg TGATCAGAAGCATCCTGATGTTCAGTACATtaaagagaaagaggaggagattGCTGAAGAACGACTTGCCAAG AATAAAGCAATGGAGGAGATGCTGAAAATCAAAGCAGA